One genomic segment of Pseudomonadota bacterium includes these proteins:
- the cysT gene encoding sulfate ABC transporter permease subunit CysT: MKNARQSEPNVIPGFGITLGFTTFFLCAIVLIPLAALVLKAAGMDWERFVAVITSPRALASYRLSFGASLLAASMNMVFGFVIAWTLVRYEFPGRKIIDAIIDMPFALPTAVSGIALTTVFAANGWIGQYLEPMGIKVAYTWIGITVALTLIGMPFVVRTVQPALQEVQRDLEDAAETLGAGRFYVFRRIIVPTVLPALLTGFTLAFARAVGEYGSVIFIAGNMPMKTEITPLLIVIRLEEFDYAGAAALGCVMLAISFVMLLAINLLQVWGRKRMMVSR, from the coding sequence ATGAAGAACGCCAGGCAAAGCGAGCCCAACGTCATCCCCGGCTTCGGGATCACGCTGGGATTCACGACCTTTTTCCTGTGCGCCATCGTGCTGATCCCGCTCGCCGCGCTGGTGCTCAAGGCCGCCGGCATGGATTGGGAACGGTTCGTCGCCGTGATCACCTCGCCGCGCGCGCTGGCCTCGTACCGGCTGTCATTCGGCGCCTCGTTGCTCGCCGCCAGCATGAACATGGTGTTCGGCTTCGTGATCGCCTGGACGCTGGTGCGCTACGAGTTCCCCGGCCGCAAGATCATCGATGCCATCATCGACATGCCGTTCGCACTGCCGACCGCGGTGTCGGGTATCGCGCTAACTACCGTGTTCGCGGCCAACGGCTGGATCGGCCAGTACCTCGAACCGATGGGCATCAAGGTGGCGTACACCTGGATCGGCATCACCGTGGCGCTCACGTTGATCGGCATGCCGTTCGTGGTGCGTACGGTGCAGCCCGCGCTGCAGGAAGTGCAGCGCGATCTCGAAGACGCCGCGGAAACGCTCGGCGCCGGCCGCTTTTACGTGTTCCGCCGCATCATCGTGCCGACGGTGCTGCCGGCGCTGCTGACCGGTTTCACGCTGGCGTTCGCGCGCGCGGTCGGCGAATACGGCTCGGTGATCTTCATCGCCGGCAACATGCCGATGAAAACCGAGATCACGCCGCTCTTGATCGTGATCCGTCTCGAGGAATTCGACTATGCCGGCGCCGCGGCGCTCGGCTGCGTGATGCTGGCGATTTCGTTCGTGATGCTGCTGGCCATCAACCTGCTGCAGGTGTGGGGCCGCAAACGCATGATGGTGTCGCGATGA
- a CDS encoding ABC transporter ATP-binding protein, translating to MSIALDQVTKRYQDQPVVNDVSIEVGEGEFFVLLGPSGSGKSTLLRAVAGLTGIDHGRISLHGKDVTHVRARDRGVGLVFQNYALFRHMTVADNIEFALRVRRMKAADRRARRQELLKLVALEGMDERLPGQLSGGQQQRVAVARALAHKPQVLLLDEPFGALDAKIREELRRTIRAVQRELGITTVLVTHDQEEAFALADTIGVMNHGRLLEVGQPTDLYAQPATRFVATFLGAANLLLANQGVDGVRFGATPVSAVGSEVSHAGRDTEVVAVLRPEEVELALARESLTSNYIARASVEEIIFTGALERLRVRILDAPCAAQLLGGTAGEVLVEVTRTQPERRDLPLRAGAHVVIGARRLHVLPTPLSSFLACAPTEAIAAQLAHEPLLESLSTRMKTRVGLRAIDLSAAAPPLAGVAAIYAGTEAADTVDWLLRHGAGEVLVLPRNAPSPTRVFIHWTEEAARRATLAVSASLLRHVSAEAVYLGIVPEGPAGTGRAAPMRALLDARSEAQSDHRLEMRTELAVGETVAELTRNLSAGTAQMLVLGITNITQAASAYRSLLAAQPGWPVLIVYRPTETRAAPEIAA from the coding sequence ATGTCCATCGCGCTCGATCAAGTCACCAAGCGGTATCAGGACCAGCCCGTCGTCAACGATGTGTCCATCGAAGTCGGGGAAGGCGAGTTCTTCGTCCTGTTGGGCCCCTCCGGCAGTGGCAAATCGACGCTGTTGCGCGCCGTCGCGGGCCTGACCGGCATCGATCACGGGCGCATCTCCCTGCACGGCAAGGACGTCACGCACGTGCGCGCGCGCGATCGCGGCGTCGGCCTCGTGTTCCAGAACTACGCCCTGTTCCGCCACATGACCGTGGCGGACAACATCGAATTCGCGCTGCGTGTCCGCCGCATGAAGGCTGCCGACCGGCGCGCGCGCCGCCAGGAATTGCTCAAGCTGGTCGCGCTCGAAGGCATGGACGAGCGTCTGCCCGGCCAGCTGTCGGGCGGTCAGCAGCAGCGCGTCGCCGTGGCGCGCGCCCTGGCGCACAAGCCGCAAGTTCTGCTGCTGGACGAACCGTTCGGCGCGCTGGATGCAAAGATCCGTGAAGAACTCCGGCGCACCATCCGCGCCGTGCAACGCGAGCTCGGCATCACCACCGTGCTGGTCACGCACGACCAGGAAGAAGCGTTTGCGCTGGCCGACACCATCGGCGTCATGAACCACGGCCGCCTGCTCGAAGTGGGACAGCCGACCGATCTGTACGCGCAGCCGGCGACGCGCTTCGTCGCCACCTTTCTCGGCGCCGCCAACCTGTTGCTCGCCAACCAGGGTGTCGACGGGGTCCGGTTCGGCGCGACTCCGGTGAGCGCCGTGGGCAGTGAAGTATCACACGCGGGCCGCGACACCGAAGTGGTGGCGGTGCTGCGGCCCGAGGAAGTGGAGCTGGCGCTGGCGCGCGAATCACTGACCTCCAACTACATCGCGCGCGCGTCGGTGGAAGAGATCATTTTCACCGGCGCCCTGGAGCGGCTGCGCGTGCGTATCCTCGACGCGCCCTGCGCGGCGCAGTTGTTAGGCGGCACGGCGGGGGAGGTGCTGGTCGAAGTCACACGCACGCAGCCCGAACGGCGAGATCTGCCGCTGCGCGCCGGCGCGCACGTGGTGATCGGCGCGCGGCGGCTGCATGTGTTGCCGACGCCGCTGTCGAGTTTTCTGGCCTGCGCGCCGACCGAGGCGATCGCCGCGCAACTGGCGCACGAGCCGTTGCTCGAGAGCCTGTCGACGCGTATGAAAACCCGCGTCGGCTTGCGCGCCATCGATCTCTCAGCGGCCGCGCCGCCGCTGGCCGGTGTTGCCGCGATCTACGCGGGCACCGAAGCCGCGGATACCGTGGACTGGCTGCTGCGGCACGGCGCAGGCGAGGTGCTGGTGCTGCCGCGTAATGCGCCGAGCCCGACTCGGGTATTCATCCACTGGACCGAGGAAGCGGCACGCCGCGCGACGCTCGCGGTCTCCGCCAGCCTGTTGCGGCATGTGTCCGCCGAGGCGGTGTATCTCGGCATCGTGCCGGAAGGTCCCGCCGGTACCGGCCGCGCCGCACCGATGCGGGCGCTGCTCGACGCGCGGTCCGAGGCGCAGAGCGATCACCGGCTCGAGATGCGCACTGAGCTGGCGGTCGGTGAAACGGTCGCCGAGCTCACGCGCAATCTTTCGGCCGGCACTGCGCAGATGCTGGTGCTGGGCATCACCAACATCACCCAGGCCGCCAGCGCCTACCGCTCCCTGCTGGCGGCGCAGCCGGGCTGGCCAGTGCTCATCGTCTACCGCCCGACGGAAACCCGCGCCGCGCCCGAGATCGCGGCATGA
- a CDS encoding MotA/TolQ/ExbB proton channel family protein has translation MATESNAPVSVAATRQERPHWVLDDAVYSISALLLSVIVIHSFWTLIIRPRAEAVLSQKVTITNTSNVKAQVLQLRSVYVILKDHEQEGCVILMFWSLALLGRQFYETRKSRALLDRDYVRIGEAQVVLPEDSRVYSRPIEALPREEQDGFLPRLLMVAYNRFGATRSVQDAAEAVRDECEFETASLDTKLSMVRFTAWAIPAVGFVGTVRGIGAALQEAQGAMGGDISGVTMGLGVTFNATLTALVCCIVVMFWMHQLQQFQDRLVLDSRTYVDRQLLRKMRVVSK, from the coding sequence ATGGCAACCGAAAGCAACGCTCCCGTGTCCGTGGCCGCCACCCGCCAGGAGCGTCCCCACTGGGTGCTCGACGACGCGGTCTACAGCATCAGCGCGCTGCTCCTGTCCGTCATCGTCATCCACAGCTTCTGGACCCTGATCATCCGCCCGCGCGCCGAAGCCGTGCTGTCGCAGAAGGTCACGATCACCAACACCAGCAACGTCAAAGCCCAGGTGCTCCAGCTGCGCTCGGTGTACGTGATCCTCAAGGATCACGAGCAGGAAGGCTGCGTCATCCTGATGTTCTGGTCGCTCGCGTTGCTCGGCCGCCAGTTCTACGAGACGCGCAAGAGTCGCGCCCTGCTCGACCGCGACTACGTCCGCATCGGCGAGGCGCAGGTGGTGTTGCCCGAAGATTCCCGCGTGTATTCCCGGCCGATCGAGGCGCTGCCGCGCGAGGAACAGGATGGCTTCCTGCCACGCCTGCTGATGGTGGCGTACAACCGCTTCGGCGCCACGCGCAGCGTGCAGGACGCCGCGGAAGCGGTGCGCGACGAATGCGAATTCGAAACCGCGAGCCTCGACACGAAATTGTCGATGGTCCGTTTTACTGCCTGGGCCATTCCGGCCGTGGGCTTCGTGGGCACGGTGCGCGGCATCGGCGCCGCGCTGCAGGAAGCGCAGGGCGCCATGGGTGGCGACATCTCCGGCGTCACGATGGGTCTCGGCGTCACGTTCAATGCCACGCTGACCGCGCTGGTCTGTTGCATCGTGGTGATGTTCTGGATGCACCAGCTGCAGCAGTTCCAGGACCGCCTGGTGCTCGATTCACGCACCTACGTGGATCGCCAGCTGCTGCGCAAGATGCGCGTCGTCTCGAAGTAG
- a CDS encoding deoxyribodipyrimidine photo-lyase, which yields MRTLVWYRGKDLRIADHAPLRAAAQDGGEVIPLFVLDEHFFRPAAAQRTPFRIQFLLESIASLAANLEHLGSRLILVGGRSVEVIPRLAKSWRVDRVVAQSWVAPVGRERDRKIAKSLTVPLELFDTETLCPPGTLRTGGGDPFSVFTAFARAFARDMRVEGTLAAPRALPPIPADVKTRGAALPTPASLGITHNPRVQPGGERHARLRLRSWLAKAARDYDELRDRMDLPGTSRLSADLKFGTLSVRTAWNAVDRALREVSPDALRVYQNELLWREFAHSTLFDRPQLLTDTFRAEWRNFPWRDDADGWLAWVEGSTGYPVVDAAARELSASGFVHNRARMIAASFLAKHLLIDFRRGERHYFDLLTDGDWANNDAGWQWSAGCGCDAQPWFRIFNAVTQGERFDPAGDYVREWVPELALLPAKYIHSPWLAPAAVLAAAGVRLGTNYPHPIVDHAFARRRFLDTAKRHLG from the coding sequence TTGCGCACCCTCGTCTGGTATCGCGGCAAGGATCTGCGCATCGCGGATCATGCGCCGCTGCGCGCCGCCGCCCAAGACGGTGGCGAGGTCATTCCGCTGTTCGTGCTCGACGAACATTTCTTCAGGCCCGCGGCGGCGCAACGCACGCCGTTTCGCATCCAGTTCCTGCTGGAATCCATCGCGTCGCTGGCCGCCAATCTCGAACATCTCGGCTCACGGCTGATCCTGGTCGGCGGCCGCAGCGTCGAGGTTATCCCGCGGCTCGCGAAATCGTGGCGAGTCGATCGGGTCGTGGCCCAGAGCTGGGTCGCGCCGGTCGGCCGTGAGCGCGATCGCAAGATTGCGAAATCGCTGACCGTGCCGCTCGAGTTGTTCGACACCGAAACTCTGTGCCCGCCCGGTACGCTGCGCACCGGCGGCGGCGACCCCTTTTCGGTATTCACCGCATTCGCGCGCGCCTTCGCTCGCGACATGCGTGTCGAAGGCACATTGGCCGCGCCGCGCGCGCTGCCACCCATCCCCGCCGATGTGAAAACCCGCGGCGCCGCGCTACCGACACCGGCGTCGCTGGGCATCACACACAATCCGCGCGTTCAACCGGGCGGCGAACGCCATGCGCGGCTGCGCCTCAGGAGCTGGCTAGCGAAAGCCGCCCGCGACTACGACGAGCTGCGCGATCGCATGGATCTGCCGGGCACCAGCCGCCTGTCGGCGGATCTGAAGTTCGGCACCTTGTCGGTGCGCACGGCATGGAACGCGGTAGATAGGGCGCTGCGCGAAGTGTCGCCCGACGCATTGCGTGTCTATCAGAACGAATTGTTGTGGCGCGAGTTCGCGCACTCCACGTTGTTCGACCGGCCGCAGCTGCTGACGGACACGTTTCGCGCCGAATGGCGGAATTTCCCGTGGCGCGACGACGCCGACGGCTGGCTCGCCTGGGTGGAGGGCAGCACCGGTTATCCGGTGGTCGACGCGGCCGCGCGCGAGCTTTCGGCATCGGGTTTCGTGCACAACCGCGCGCGCATGATCGCCGCCAGTTTTCTCGCCAAACACCTGCTGATCGATTTCCGCCGGGGCGAGCGCCATTACTTCGACCTGCTCACCGACGGCGACTGGGCCAACAACGACGCGGGCTGGCAATGGTCCGCGGGTTGCGGTTGCGATGCGCAACCGTGGTTCCGGATCTTCAACGCGGTCACGCAGGGCGAACGGTTCGATCCGGCGGGCGACTACGTGCGCGAATGGGTGCCCGAGCTCGCGTTGCTGCCGGCGAAGTACATTCACTCACCCTGGCTGGCGCCGGCCGCGGTGCTGGCCGCCGCGGGCGTGCGCCTCGGCACGAACTACCCGCATCCGATCGTCGATCACGCGTTCGCGCGGCGGCGATTCCTCGACACGGCGAAACGGCATCTCGGCTAA
- a CDS encoding TonB-dependent receptor, producing the protein MFHRLLALLAAGLIAGTAGAHSYEIGHLVIGHPWSPPTPAGRPVGVAYLSITNNGTAADTLTGVSSPFAASVQMHQTTTSEGMARMRPLTELTIAPGKTVKIEPGGIHLMLMGLNGPLVAGTTVPLTLEFRNAGRVTVQLNVEERDAPPAAENTLSQSMGVVTVVARRPSSLPTQIPTTIEGITGETVARSINATDSEDALKYFPSLNVRKRYTGDFDHAVLASRASGTQNSARSLVYADGILLSNLLGNGATFTPRWGLVTPEEIERVDVLYGPFSAAYAGNSVGAVVDYVTRMPEQLELRARLSSFSEDFHVYGTDQSYSGWQASTSYGDTRGDSSWWLNFSRLDSDGHPIAYATKLLSAGTPGGGGTPVSGALPARNPRNQDWWLLGATNAIHTVQDHAKLKFAHDFSDTLRLSYTLGAWHNDATRESVSWLRDASGAPVWSGAVNIEGRAYTVGPTEMGPAESALTHLMHGLSLRKRRVGAWDLELNASLYDYRRDEARSPNNPPPAALSGGGGRLVDASGTGWSTLALRADWHPDDDAHFVELGLQRDEYRLRTRVSATTDWLRGAAGARISAFRGNARLTSAFAQDSWKLSPAWSATFGARLEHWQAEDGAISNATQTLSFPSRADTYISPKAALSFAAARDFTLKASIGRAVRVPTVSELYQGSIASNEIVDNDPDLAPERSWTQEISALFDFDHGSFRSTVFIEDTRDALYSQLNVVAGATVTTIQNVGRMKTRGLELAGNWRALDALELSGSVTYAHSRIARNDAFPDSVGKQQPRVPEWRATALAAWRPVERLSCTLGARFSGRQFNQLDNSDPHGTAYTGTSRFFVADVRLRYEFGAHWNAALGIDNLGNERYWAFHPYSRRTVNAEIAASL; encoded by the coding sequence ATGTTTCATCGCCTCCTGGCGTTGCTCGCCGCCGGCCTCATCGCCGGCACGGCCGGCGCGCACAGTTACGAAATCGGTCATCTCGTCATCGGACATCCCTGGTCGCCGCCCACGCCGGCCGGCCGGCCGGTGGGCGTGGCCTATCTATCCATCACCAACAACGGAACTGCCGCCGACACCTTGACCGGCGTGAGCTCGCCGTTCGCCGCCAGCGTGCAGATGCACCAGACCACCACGTCCGAAGGGATGGCCCGCATGCGCCCGCTGACCGAGCTCACGATCGCGCCGGGCAAGACCGTGAAGATAGAACCTGGCGGCATCCACCTGATGCTCATGGGCCTGAACGGGCCGCTGGTCGCGGGCACGACGGTGCCGTTGACGCTGGAATTCCGGAATGCCGGCCGCGTCACGGTGCAGCTCAACGTCGAAGAACGCGACGCGCCGCCCGCCGCGGAAAATACGCTGAGCCAGTCGATGGGCGTGGTCACCGTGGTGGCGCGGCGGCCGAGCTCGTTGCCGACCCAGATTCCGACCACCATCGAGGGAATCACCGGCGAGACGGTCGCGCGCAGCATCAACGCCACCGACAGCGAAGACGCGCTCAAGTACTTCCCCAGCCTCAACGTGCGCAAGCGCTACACCGGCGATTTCGACCACGCGGTGCTCGCGAGCCGCGCGTCGGGCACGCAGAACAGCGCGCGCTCGCTGGTGTACGCGGACGGCATCCTGCTGTCGAACTTGCTGGGCAATGGCGCCACTTTCACGCCGCGCTGGGGCCTGGTCACGCCGGAGGAGATCGAACGTGTCGATGTGTTGTACGGCCCGTTCTCCGCGGCGTACGCCGGCAATTCGGTCGGCGCCGTCGTGGACTACGTCACGCGCATGCCGGAGCAGCTCGAGTTGCGGGCGCGTCTGTCGTCGTTCAGTGAAGACTTCCACGTTTACGGCACCGACCAGTCGTACTCGGGCTGGCAGGCCAGCACCTCCTACGGCGATACGCGCGGCGACTCCTCGTGGTGGCTCAACTTCAGCAGGCTCGACAGCGACGGCCACCCGATCGCCTATGCGACCAAGCTGCTTTCGGCCGGGACACCCGGCGGTGGTGGCACTCCGGTCAGCGGCGCGCTCCCGGCGCGCAATCCGCGTAACCAGGACTGGTGGTTGTTAGGCGCGACCAACGCCATCCATACCGTCCAGGATCATGCCAAGCTCAAGTTCGCGCATGATTTCAGCGACACGCTGCGCCTGTCGTATACGCTCGGCGCCTGGCACAACGATGCGACGCGCGAATCCGTGAGCTGGCTGCGCGACGCGTCGGGCGCGCCCGTGTGGAGCGGCGCGGTCAATATCGAGGGTCGCGCCTACACCGTGGGCCCCACCGAGATGGGGCCGGCCGAATCCGCGCTGACCCACCTCATGCACGGACTGTCGCTGCGCAAACGACGCGTGGGTGCGTGGGACCTGGAGCTGAACGCGAGCCTGTATGACTACCGCCGCGATGAAGCGCGCTCGCCGAACAACCCGCCCCCGGCGGCGCTGAGCGGCGGCGGCGGACGCCTCGTCGACGCGTCCGGCACGGGCTGGTCGACGCTCGCCTTGCGGGCGGACTGGCATCCCGACGACGACGCGCATTTCGTCGAGCTGGGACTGCAACGCGACGAATACCGTCTGCGCACCCGGGTTTCCGCCACGACGGACTGGTTGCGCGGCGCAGCCGGCGCGCGTATCTCCGCGTTCCGCGGCAATGCCAGGCTGACCAGCGCCTTCGCACAGGACAGCTGGAAGCTCTCGCCCGCCTGGTCCGCGACGTTCGGCGCGCGCCTCGAACACTGGCAGGCGGAAGATGGCGCCATCTCGAATGCCACGCAAACGCTGTCGTTCCCGTCCCGCGCCGACACTTATATATCTCCCAAGGCGGCGCTCTCGTTTGCCGCAGCGCGGGATTTCACGTTGAAGGCTTCGATCGGACGCGCCGTGCGCGTTCCCACGGTATCCGAGCTCTACCAGGGTTCGATCGCGTCGAACGAGATCGTCGACAACGATCCCGATCTGGCACCCGAACGTTCGTGGACGCAGGAGATCTCCGCGCTCTTCGACTTCGATCACGGCAGCTTCCGTTCCACCGTTTTTATCGAGGACACGCGCGATGCGTTGTATTCGCAGCTCAACGTAGTTGCAGGCGCGACGGTGACCACGATCCAGAACGTCGGCCGCATGAAGACACGCGGCCTCGAGCTGGCCGGCAACTGGCGCGCGCTGGATGCGCTGGAATTGTCGGGCAGTGTCACGTACGCGCATTCGCGCATCGCCCGGAACGACGCGTTTCCCGACAGCGTCGGCAAGCAGCAGCCGCGCGTGCCAGAGTGGCGCGCCACCGCGCTGGCCGCGTGGCGTCCGGTCGAGCGTCTGAGCTGCACGCTGGGCGCGCGTTTCAGCGGCCGGCAATTCAACCAGCTCGACAATTCCGATCCACATGGCACGGCGTACACGGGCACCAGCCGATTTTTCGTCGCCGATGTGCGGCTGCGCTACGAATTCGGCGCGCACTGGAACGCGGCGCTGGGCATCGACAACCTCGGGAACGAGCGTTACTGGGCGTTTCATCCCTACTCGCGCCGCACCGTCAACGCCGAGATCGCCGCCAGCCTGTAG
- a CDS encoding MFS transporter, producing MIKLTRYQWTVFAAAWLGWGFDIFDGLLFNFVAPNAIPTLLGIPIGGEAAKAALPYWTGILNSLFLLGWAAGGVIFGPISDRFGRKRVLLITMLLYALGTAGCAFVTDMWQLIAFRLIASLGIGGEWAAGSAMVAEVVPEESRVEAGALLYTSAPFGLFLATFVNAEVAGSWFAHDPSKSWRYVLMFGLAPAAVAFAVRMFVKEPERWAKVAASAAPARLREIFAPDILPRTVSALVVAIVALITWWSCNAFIQAVANGLAGAEAVVRGLDPQATAALKQAWIKLATNWFNLGGLIGTLLTIPIAKRLGRRTMYRIYFSASALSLLATFGLDMPSETRLYMYFFIGLSVFGIFGSFTFYLPELFPTRLRSTGAGFCYNVGRVIAAFGVFAVGAVATAGKGDPAIVLRALFMIGFVPIVGLLCMKWVLETRGQRMPD from the coding sequence GTGATCAAACTCACGCGTTACCAGTGGACTGTCTTCGCCGCCGCCTGGCTGGGATGGGGCTTCGATATCTTCGACGGGTTGCTCTTCAACTTCGTCGCGCCCAACGCCATTCCGACGTTGTTAGGCATCCCGATCGGCGGCGAGGCCGCCAAGGCCGCGTTGCCCTACTGGACCGGCATCCTGAACTCGCTGTTCCTGCTCGGCTGGGCCGCGGGCGGCGTGATCTTCGGCCCGATCAGCGACCGGTTCGGCCGCAAGCGCGTGTTGCTGATCACCATGTTGCTGTACGCGCTCGGCACCGCCGGCTGCGCCTTCGTCACCGACATGTGGCAGCTGATCGCTTTTCGCCTCATCGCCAGCCTCGGCATCGGCGGTGAATGGGCGGCGGGCTCCGCGATGGTCGCGGAAGTGGTGCCGGAAGAGTCGCGCGTCGAGGCGGGTGCTTTGCTCTATACGTCCGCGCCGTTCGGACTGTTTCTCGCCACCTTCGTCAACGCGGAAGTCGCGGGCAGCTGGTTCGCGCACGATCCGTCGAAGTCGTGGCGCTACGTGCTCATGTTCGGCCTGGCTCCGGCGGCGGTGGCGTTCGCGGTGCGCATGTTCGTCAAGGAGCCCGAACGCTGGGCCAAGGTCGCCGCATCCGCGGCGCCCGCGCGGCTGCGCGAGATCTTCGCGCCCGACATCCTGCCGCGCACGGTCAGCGCGTTGGTGGTCGCCATCGTCGCACTCATCACCTGGTGGAGCTGTAACGCGTTCATTCAGGCGGTTGCGAACGGCCTGGCCGGAGCCGAGGCGGTCGTGCGCGGGCTCGATCCGCAGGCCACCGCCGCGCTCAAGCAGGCGTGGATCAAGCTTGCGACCAACTGGTTCAATCTCGGCGGCCTCATCGGCACCTTGCTGACGATCCCGATCGCGAAGCGCCTGGGCCGCCGCACGATGTACCGGATCTATTTCAGCGCCAGCGCCTTGTCGCTGCTGGCGACGTTCGGTCTCGACATGCCATCCGAGACGCGGCTGTACATGTATTTCTTCATCGGCCTGTCGGTGTTCGGCATCTTCGGCAGCTTCACGTTCTATCTACCGGAGCTGTTCCCGACCCGGCTGCGTTCGACCGGCGCGGGCTTCTGCTACAACGTCGGCCGGGTGATCGCCGCCTTCGGCGTGTTCGCGGTGGGCGCGGTGGCGACCGCAGGCAAGGGCGATCCGGCCATCGTGCTGCGCGCGCTGTTCATGATCGGATTCGTGCCGATCGTAGGTCTGCTTTGCATGAAGTGGGTGCTCGAGACGCGCGGCCAGCGCATGCCCGACTAG